In the Staphylococcus condimenti genome, one interval contains:
- a CDS encoding helicase C-terminal domain-containing protein, translated as MGQTTYAVVDLETTGNQKDYDDIIQIGITFVKGFEIVGSYHSLIKTDLEIPPFIQALTSIEDQMLTQAPYFNEVAEEIYELMKDSVFVAHNVAFDLTFLKKAFKKSNITYQPRKVIDTVELFKIAFPTDKSYQLSELAEYHDIPLENAHRADEDAATTAKLMIKAFNVLYGLPADTLKQLYYLSKNLKYQLHDVIFEMVRQKGTQPLDNKYEKFEQIIYKKQVDFKSPQIDFEGTTEDFYRKVIKALDYTFRPQQLYLAETILDQLMHSEKALIEAPLGSGKSLAYLIAALMYNIETKQHVMISTNTKLLQNQLLEHDIPTLEQVLGYRINAAIIKSRRDYISLGLISQILKDETQNYDVSLLKMELLVWITQTDTGDIQELNLKGGQKMYLEQKSETYVPVRNDIHYYNFLKRNAQNIQIGITNHAHLIHASQENSIYQLFEDCIVDEAHRLPDYALDQVTNELSYSDIKYQLGLIGKTENEKLLKAVDNLEQKRILEQLDIPPIDVFGLKSAINDIHELNEKLFTTIFDIIHESDIHDDDNHKIHFVNNFDTAPILKDIHDIIHKLNLTLEYFNGMSHKTIKSVRKHLLYLNDHFRAIEQSIKDNHTCFLSIKNMEQKSTITIYVKDYKVRDILTQQILDKFKSLTFISGTLTFNRSFESFKNWFKEDEHFNTFIIDDVVKNENKATIFIPDDVAPYHYKDVEKYEHAIVSYITEYVNVTQSKCLVLFTSYKMMYHVQELLNELPDFEDYIILSQQNNNQNYKIAQQFNSFDKSILLGTGTFFEGFDFQGDGIKCVMIAKLPFMNQNNTKYWLMDSEFVSTFKDYVLPDAVIRFRQGLGRLIRNENDKGIIVSFDDRLIKSNYQHFFTQALESFKKVNGNIQQFGKILKNLKT; from the coding sequence GTGGGTCAAACAACTTATGCCGTGGTAGATTTAGAAACAACAGGCAATCAAAAAGACTATGATGATATTATTCAAATCGGTATCACATTTGTGAAAGGTTTTGAGATTGTTGGTTCTTATCATTCTTTAATAAAAACAGACCTGGAAATACCACCTTTTATACAAGCACTCACTTCAATAGAAGATCAAATGTTAACGCAGGCACCTTACTTTAATGAAGTGGCTGAAGAAATATATGAATTAATGAAAGACAGTGTGTTTGTTGCTCACAATGTTGCCTTTGATTTAACTTTTTTAAAAAAAGCTTTTAAAAAAAGCAATATAACTTACCAACCTAGGAAGGTAATTGATACAGTAGAACTATTTAAAATTGCTTTCCCAACAGATAAAAGCTATCAACTTAGCGAATTAGCGGAATATCATGATATTCCATTGGAAAATGCCCACCGCGCTGACGAAGATGCAGCAACGACAGCTAAACTGATGATTAAAGCTTTTAATGTTTTATATGGTTTACCAGCTGATACACTAAAACAACTTTATTATTTAAGTAAAAATTTAAAATATCAGTTACACGATGTTATTTTTGAAATGGTACGCCAAAAAGGCACGCAACCATTAGATAACAAGTATGAAAAGTTTGAACAAATCATTTATAAAAAGCAAGTTGACTTTAAATCACCTCAAATTGATTTCGAAGGGACAACTGAAGATTTTTATAGAAAAGTGATTAAGGCATTAGATTATACTTTCCGCCCGCAACAACTTTACTTAGCTGAAACAATATTGGATCAATTGATGCATAGTGAGAAAGCGCTTATAGAAGCACCATTGGGTTCAGGAAAATCCTTAGCTTATTTGATTGCCGCTTTAATGTATAATATTGAAACAAAACAGCATGTCATGATATCTACAAACACTAAGTTACTGCAAAACCAGCTGTTAGAACATGATATACCGACACTTGAGCAAGTATTAGGTTATCGTATCAACGCAGCAATTATAAAAAGTAGAAGAGATTATATTTCTTTAGGCTTAATCAGCCAAATTTTAAAAGATGAAACACAAAATTATGATGTGTCATTATTAAAAATGGAATTACTTGTTTGGATAACTCAAACAGACACTGGAGACATTCAAGAGTTGAATCTTAAAGGCGGGCAAAAAATGTATCTGGAACAAAAATCAGAGACTTATGTGCCTGTCCGTAACGATATTCATTACTATAATTTCTTAAAAAGGAATGCTCAAAATATTCAAATCGGTATTACTAATCACGCTCATTTAATACATGCATCTCAAGAAAATAGTATCTATCAATTATTTGAAGATTGTATTGTAGATGAAGCACATCGATTACCCGATTATGCGTTAGATCAAGTAACGAATGAATTAAGCTACTCGGATATCAAATATCAATTAGGACTTATTGGCAAAACAGAAAATGAGAAGTTGCTAAAAGCAGTTGATAATTTAGAACAAAAGAGAATTTTAGAACAATTAGATATTCCACCAATAGACGTTTTTGGCTTGAAATCAGCAATAAATGATATACACGAGTTGAATGAAAAATTATTTACAACAATATTTGATATTATCCATGAATCAGATATCCATGACGATGATAATCACAAAATACATTTTGTAAATAATTTTGACACTGCTCCAATTTTAAAAGATATACACGATATCATTCATAAACTCAATTTAACGTTAGAGTATTTTAATGGTATGAGTCATAAAACTATTAAATCAGTACGTAAGCATCTACTATATTTGAATGATCATTTTCGTGCGATTGAACAAAGCATAAAAGATAATCATACTTGTTTCTTATCTATTAAAAATATGGAACAAAAATCAACGATTACAATTTATGTCAAAGATTACAAAGTGAGAGATATATTGACTCAACAAATACTTGATAAATTTAAATCACTTACTTTCATTTCGGGTACTTTAACTTTTAATCGTTCTTTTGAATCATTTAAAAACTGGTTTAAAGAGGATGAGCACTTTAACACATTTATCATAGATGATGTAGTGAAAAACGAAAACAAAGCAACAATATTTATCCCCGATGATGTTGCACCTTATCATTACAAAGACGTGGAAAAATATGAACATGCGATTGTAAGTTATATTACAGAATACGTAAATGTGACACAGTCTAAATGCTTAGTTCTGTTTACGAGCTATAAAATGATGTATCACGTGCAGGAATTGCTGAATGAATTACCTGATTTTGAAGATTATATTATTTTATCGCAGCAAAATAATAATCAAAATTACAAAATCGCACAACAATTCAATAGTTTTGATAAATCAATTTTACTAGGAACAGGGACATTCTTTGAAGGCTTCGACTTTCAAGGTGACGGTATTAAATGTGTAATGATTGCTAAACTACCATTTATGAACCAAAACAATACAAAATATTGGTTAATGGATTCTGAATTCGTTTCAACTTTTAAAGATTATGTCTTACCAGATGCTGTTATTCGTTTTAGACAGGGACTTGGACGATTAATCAGAAACGAAAATGATAAAGGAATCATTGTTTCTTTTGATGATCGTCTTATTAAAAGTAATTACCAGCATTTTTTCACACAAGCATTAGAGTCCTTTAAAAAAGTGAATGGAAATATTCAACAGTTTGGAAAAATATTGAAAAATTTAAAAACATAG
- the asnS gene encoding asparagine--tRNA ligase — protein sequence MKTTIKEAKNHIGQEVTIGAWLHNKRSSGKIAFLQLRDGTGFMQGVVVKSEVDEDTFATAKNITQESSLYVTGTITEDNRSDLGYEMQVKSIDIIQEAHDYPITPKNHGTEFLMDHRHLWLRSKKQHAVMKIRNEIIRATYEFFHETGFVKIDPPILTASAPEGTSELFHTKYFDEDAFLSQSGQLYLEAAAMAYGKVFSFGPTFRAEKSKTRRHLIEFWMIEGEMAFYEHADSLEVQEQYVTHVVQSVLKNCELELKILDRDTSKLEKVKTPFPRITYDDAIEYLKEQGFDDIEWGEDFGAPHETAIANHYDLPVFITNYPTKIKPFYMQPNPENEDTVLCADLIAPEGYGEIIGGSERINDLDLLEERIEEHQLDRESYNYYLDLRRYGSVPHSGFGLGLERTVAWISGVEHVRETAPFPRLLNRLYP from the coding sequence ATGAAGACAACAATTAAAGAAGCTAAGAACCATATCGGCCAAGAAGTAACAATTGGTGCTTGGCTGCATAATAAACGTTCAAGCGGTAAGATTGCATTCTTACAACTTCGTGATGGCACAGGATTTATGCAAGGTGTCGTTGTAAAATCAGAAGTGGATGAAGATACTTTCGCTACTGCAAAAAATATTACTCAAGAATCTTCACTTTATGTGACAGGTACAATCACTGAAGATAATCGTTCAGATTTAGGATATGAAATGCAAGTGAAATCAATTGATATTATTCAAGAAGCACATGATTATCCAATTACACCTAAAAATCACGGTACAGAATTCTTAATGGACCATCGTCATTTATGGTTACGTTCAAAAAAACAACACGCAGTAATGAAAATTCGTAATGAAATCATACGTGCAACATACGAATTCTTCCATGAAACTGGTTTTGTTAAAATTGATCCGCCAATTTTAACAGCAAGCGCACCTGAAGGTACAAGTGAACTATTCCATACTAAATACTTTGATGAAGATGCTTTCTTATCTCAAAGTGGTCAATTATATCTTGAAGCTGCAGCTATGGCTTATGGAAAAGTATTTTCTTTCGGTCCAACTTTCCGTGCTGAAAAATCTAAAACACGCCGACACTTAATCGAATTCTGGATGATTGAAGGCGAAATGGCATTTTATGAACATGCTGACAGTTTAGAAGTTCAAGAACAATATGTTACACATGTAGTACAATCAGTACTTAAAAATTGTGAACTTGAATTGAAAATTTTAGATAGAGATACTTCTAAATTAGAAAAAGTAAAAACGCCGTTCCCACGTATCACTTATGATGATGCTATTGAATATTTAAAAGAACAAGGATTCGATGACATTGAGTGGGGCGAAGATTTTGGTGCTCCGCACGAAACAGCAATCGCGAATCATTATGATTTACCTGTTTTCATCACTAACTATCCTACTAAAATCAAACCATTCTATATGCAGCCAAACCCTGAAAATGAGGATACTGTATTATGTGCAGATTTAATTGCACCCGAAGGTTATGGTGAAATTATTGGTGGTTCTGAACGTATTAATGATTTAGATTTATTAGAAGAGCGTATTGAAGAACATCAATTAGATCGCGAAAGTTATAACTATTATTTAGATTTACGTCGTTACGGCTCAGTTCCGCACAGTGGATTTGGTCTGGGATTAGAACGAACAGTAGCATGGATTTCTGGTGTAGAACACGTTAGAGAAACAGCTCCATTCCCACGTCTATTGAACCGATTATACCCATAA
- a CDS encoding DnaD domain-containing protein has protein sequence MDINFLRKRPMVFRRELLDHYSELGLTETDLVILMKLIYENEHSNKQPSIQYLCQGTTMKEREVTGVIQRLIQLDLFNLTVQKDEEGRFAEFMDLDGFYNSFKKILEKEALNQKEQSDEETFKELFQFIEQSFGRPLSPIEIDTLNQWIDVDKHDISVIQAAVNEALSQEKVNFKYIDRILLNWKKNNVKTVDESKKISQQYHAPQMKHTVKNIPKFDWLNEGDS, from the coding sequence TTGGATATAAATTTTTTGCGAAAACGTCCGATGGTTTTTAGAAGAGAATTACTAGATCATTATAGCGAACTAGGCTTAACAGAAACTGATTTAGTTATTTTAATGAAACTTATCTATGAGAATGAACATTCCAATAAGCAACCCTCAATTCAATATTTATGCCAGGGAACAACAATGAAAGAACGGGAAGTAACTGGTGTAATTCAACGATTAATACAACTTGATTTATTTAACCTAACTGTCCAAAAAGATGAAGAAGGTCGTTTTGCAGAATTTATGGATTTAGATGGATTTTATAATTCATTTAAAAAGATACTAGAAAAAGAAGCTTTAAATCAAAAAGAACAATCGGATGAAGAGACTTTTAAAGAACTTTTTCAATTTATCGAACAATCTTTTGGGCGTCCGCTTTCACCAATTGAAATTGATACTTTAAATCAATGGATTGATGTTGATAAACATGATATTTCAGTAATCCAAGCTGCAGTTAATGAGGCTTTGAGTCAGGAGAAAGTTAACTTTAAATACATCGATCGAATATTATTGAATTGGAAAAAGAACAATGTCAAAACAGTTGATGAATCTAAAAAAATCAGTCAACAATATCATGCACCTCAAATGAAACATACTGTAAAAAATATACCCAAATTCGATTGGTTAAACGAGGGGGACTCTTAA
- the nth gene encoding endonuclease III gives MLSKKKALSMIDVIAEMFPDAECELKHDNPFELTIAVLLSAQCTDVLVNKVTAKLFQKYKTPQDYINVSLEELEQDIRSIGLYRNKAKNIKKLCHSLIDKFDGKVPHDRADLESLAGVGRKTANVVMSVAFGEPALAVDTHVERVSKRLGICRWKDSVKEVENRLCSIIPKDRWTKSHHQLIFFGRYHCLARAPKCDICPLFNECREGQKRFRQKIKKEAEKS, from the coding sequence ATGTTAAGCAAAAAGAAAGCATTGAGTATGATTGACGTCATCGCTGAAATGTTTCCAGATGCTGAGTGTGAATTAAAACATGACAATCCTTTTGAACTTACAATTGCGGTCTTGTTATCAGCTCAATGCACAGATGTTTTAGTCAACAAAGTAACGGCTAAGTTATTTCAAAAATATAAAACGCCGCAAGATTATATAAATGTAAGCCTCGAAGAACTTGAACAAGATATTCGTTCAATTGGGTTATATCGAAACAAAGCTAAAAATATTAAAAAACTATGCCACTCATTGATTGATAAATTTGATGGTAAAGTACCTCATGATCGAGCTGATTTAGAAAGTTTAGCTGGTGTAGGTCGAAAGACTGCAAATGTCGTAATGAGCGTGGCCTTTGGTGAACCTGCTTTAGCTGTAGATACACACGTTGAAAGAGTTTCCAAAAGACTAGGTATTTGCCGTTGGAAAGATAGCGTAAAAGAAGTTGAAAACAGACTTTGTTCTATTATACCTAAAGATAGATGGACCAAAAGTCATCATCAACTCATTTTCTTCGGGCGTTATCATTGTTTAGCTAGAGCACCGAAATGTGATATTTGTCCATTATTCAATGAATGTAGAGAAGGGCAAAAAAGGTTTAGACAGAAGATTAAAAAAGAAGCCGAAAAATCATAG
- a CDS encoding YpoC family protein, giving the protein MITKSDFEKQEESLDQLSKNKRLTSQEGKSQLDAYFYLLQSYFCEINNISSIDFDSLDNYPIVPINFKERFEYINERCHHFMGYRQMKTLASELIKMNAAYKTRQAHQKK; this is encoded by the coding sequence TTGATTACGAAATCAGACTTTGAAAAGCAAGAAGAATCCCTTGATCAACTTTCAAAAAATAAAAGACTGACTTCACAAGAAGGAAAAAGTCAGCTTGATGCTTATTTTTATTTACTACAAAGTTATTTCTGTGAAATCAATAATATATCTAGTATTGATTTTGATAGTCTCGACAATTATCCAATCGTTCCAATAAATTTTAAAGAACGCTTTGAATATATTAATGAACGTTGTCATCATTTCATGGGGTATCGACAAATGAAAACCTTAGCTTCTGAACTAATTAAAATGAATGCTGCCTATAAAACTAGACAAGCGCATCAAAAAAAATAA
- a CDS encoding transglycosylase domain-containing protein: MTERKGTSNSKNGKSGKKQNKSIKRTIIKIIGFILIAFIVLALIGVLLFAYYAWKAPAFTDAKLQDPIPAKIYDKNGDLVKTLDNGQRRAHVDLKDVPTHMKDAVLATEDNRFYKHGALDYKRLFGAVGKNITGGFGSQGASTLTQQVVKRSFLTDQKSIGRKAQEAYLSYRLEQEYSKDDIFQIYLNKIYYSDGVYGVKAAAKYYFDKDLKDLTLPEEAYLAGLPQVPNLYNVYDHPKEAESRKDTVLYLMHYHHRISEAEMKKAQDTPIEKNLVKRNAEQRSIKADNKDSEMDSYVNFVKTELMAHPKYKDKNLGDILNSGVKIYTNMDSSVQKSLQDHINNGNYYKNDDQQVGSTIVDSKNGGLVAISGGRNFKDVVDRNLATDAHPTGSSLKPFLAYGPAIENMQWATNHAIQDESEYMVDGTTFRNYDTKSHGTVSLYDALRQSFNIPALKAWQQTKQDAGGDAPKNFAKKVGLNYQSEIGPSEVLGGSSSEFSPTDLASAFAALANGGEYNQAHAITKVVDQDGATTEFDWKHHRAMHDYTAYMLSEVLKGTFEAWGSAYGHGVSGVNLAAKTGTGTYGSETYQQYNLPDNAAKDVWINGFTPKYSMSVWMGFNKVKDYGENSFVGHSEQEYPQYLLEDVMSDISPRDGADFQKPSSVEGSSKEDLSVAGHPDNDTTGRKVNGNGTAVNGGSSSSNSGSNNSSGQSSQQGNNSQNNSNQQSGNNNQQSGNALTKFFNLNAIFNNKAS, encoded by the coding sequence ATGACGGAAAGAAAAGGGACTTCCAATTCAAAAAATGGAAAGTCCGGTAAAAAACAGAATAAGAGTATTAAAAGGACAATCATCAAGATTATTGGCTTTATACTTATTGCCTTTATCGTTTTAGCACTGATTGGGGTCCTTTTATTTGCATATTACGCATGGAAAGCACCTGCTTTTACTGATGCGAAATTGCAAGACCCTATTCCAGCTAAGATATATGATAAGAACGGTGACTTAGTTAAAACGCTTGATAATGGTCAGAGACGAGCGCATGTGGATTTGAAAGATGTTCCAACCCACATGAAAGATGCAGTATTAGCGACTGAAGATAACCGATTTTACAAACATGGCGCATTAGACTATAAACGTTTATTCGGCGCTGTCGGTAAAAACATTACAGGTGGCTTCGGTTCACAAGGTGCATCTACTTTAACACAACAAGTTGTTAAACGTTCATTCTTAACAGACCAAAAATCAATTGGCCGTAAAGCACAAGAAGCGTACTTATCATATCGCTTAGAGCAAGAATATAGTAAAGATGATATCTTCCAGATTTATTTGAATAAAATTTACTATTCTGACGGTGTTTATGGTGTTAAAGCAGCAGCGAAATACTACTTCGATAAAGACTTGAAAGATTTAACTTTACCTGAAGAAGCTTATTTAGCTGGTTTACCTCAAGTGCCAAACTTGTATAACGTATATGATCATCCTAAAGAAGCGGAATCACGTAAAGATACAGTCTTATACTTAATGCATTATCATCACAGAATTTCTGAAGCTGAAATGAAAAAAGCACAAGATACTCCTATCGAGAAAAATCTTGTGAAGCGTAATGCGGAACAACGTTCGATCAAGGCTGATAATAAAGATTCAGAAATGGATTCTTATGTGAACTTTGTTAAAACTGAGTTGATGGCTCACCCTAAATATAAAGATAAAAATTTAGGTGATATCTTGAACAGTGGTGTTAAAATTTACACTAACATGGATTCTAGCGTTCAAAAATCATTACAAGACCATATCAACAATGGTAATTATTATAAAAATGATGACCAACAAGTCGGTTCTACAATTGTAGATAGTAAAAATGGTGGACTTGTAGCTATTTCAGGCGGCAGAAACTTCAAGGATGTTGTCGATAGAAACTTAGCAACAGACGCTCACCCTACCGGCTCATCATTAAAACCATTCTTAGCATATGGACCTGCAATTGAAAATATGCAATGGGCTACAAACCATGCTATCCAAGATGAGTCAGAATATATGGTAGACGGAACGACGTTCCGAAACTATGATACGAAGAGTCATGGTACTGTATCGTTATATGATGCATTGAGACAAAGTTTCAACATCCCGGCACTTAAAGCTTGGCAACAAACTAAACAAGATGCTGGCGGCGATGCACCTAAGAATTTTGCTAAAAAAGTAGGCCTTAACTATCAAAGTGAAATTGGTCCATCAGAAGTACTCGGTGGTTCATCTTCTGAATTCTCACCTACAGATTTAGCATCTGCATTCGCAGCTTTAGCTAATGGCGGTGAATACAACCAAGCTCACGCAATCACTAAAGTAGTTGATCAAGATGGAGCAACAACTGAATTTGATTGGAAGCATCACAGAGCTATGCACGATTACACAGCATATATGCTGTCAGAAGTCTTGAAAGGTACATTTGAAGCTTGGGGTTCTGCATATGGACACGGCGTTTCAGGTGTTAACCTAGCAGCCAAAACTGGTACAGGTACTTACGGCAGTGAAACATATCAACAATACAACTTACCTGATAATGCAGCTAAAGATGTGTGGATTAATGGTTTCACCCCTAAATATTCAATGTCAGTTTGGATGGGCTTCAATAAAGTAAAAGATTATGGTGAAAATTCATTTGTTGGTCATAGTGAACAAGAATATCCACAATATTTACTTGAAGATGTAATGTCAGACATTAGTCCTCGTGACGGTGCAGATTTCCAAAAACCTTCTTCTGTTGAAGGATCAAGTAAAGAAGATTTATCTGTTGCTGGACACCCAGATAACGACACTACTGGCAGAAAAGTTAATGGTAATGGTACTGCTGTAAATGGTGGTAGCAGCAGTAGTAACAGCGGTTCAAATAATAGTTCTGGACAAAGCAGCCAACAAGGTAATAATAGCCAAAACAATAGTAATCAACAAAGCGGGAACAACAATCAACAAAGTGGAAATGCATTAACTAAATTCTTTAACCTTAATGCAATTTTCAATAATAAAGCATCATAA
- the recU gene encoding Holliday junction resolvase RecU, with protein sequence MNYPNGKPFNRNKTKVGRTNDHMSSKIKYGGRGMTLEKEIELTNDYYLSIGKAVIHKKPTPVQIVDVSYPKRSKAVIKEAYFRTPSTTDYNGIYNGYYIDFEAKETKNKTSFPLQNIHEHQVMHMKAVHEQKGIAFLLIRFKTLDEVYLLPYVPFEYFWKRYQQEIKKSITVEEIRKNGYHIPYQYQPRLNYLKAVDKLILDESEDRV encoded by the coding sequence ATGAATTATCCAAATGGCAAACCATTTAATAGAAATAAGACTAAAGTTGGACGCACAAATGACCATATGTCGAGTAAAATCAAATATGGTGGTCGCGGTATGACTTTGGAAAAGGAAATAGAATTAACGAATGATTACTACCTTTCGATAGGAAAAGCTGTTATTCATAAGAAACCGACACCAGTCCAAATCGTGGACGTTTCTTATCCAAAACGCAGTAAAGCAGTCATCAAAGAAGCATATTTCCGAACACCTTCTACAACTGATTATAATGGAATTTATAATGGCTATTATATTGATTTCGAAGCAAAAGAAACTAAAAACAAAACTTCTTTTCCTTTGCAAAATATACATGAACATCAAGTCATGCATATGAAAGCAGTGCACGAACAAAAAGGTATCGCTTTTCTTCTTATACGTTTTAAAACTTTGGATGAAGTGTATCTATTACCATATGTACCATTTGAGTATTTTTGGAAAAGGTATCAACAAGAAATAAAGAAATCAATTACAGTTGAAGAAATTAGAAAAAATGGTTACCATATTCCTTATCAGTATCAACCACGTTTGAATTATCTCAAAGCCGTTGATAAGTTGATATTAGATGAAAGTGAGGACCGCGTATGA
- a CDS encoding DUF1798 family protein, with protein sequence MMYKVVQQLIRYTQMMKDRYQNAREGTQYSFHNDVVPFTKEIDALIDKLNSKAELIVSLPYMNKMKYQILIQNLETLSVECHYSGTSRKVFMDKLKSVKYDLNYIKESEKQYG encoded by the coding sequence ATGATGTATAAAGTCGTTCAACAATTGATTCGATATACACAAATGATGAAAGACAGATATCAAAACGCACGTGAAGGCACTCAGTATTCTTTTCATAACGACGTTGTACCTTTTACGAAAGAAATTGATGCGCTAATTGACAAACTGAACAGTAAAGCAGAACTTATCGTTTCACTTCCTTATATGAATAAAATGAAATACCAAATCTTGATACAAAACCTTGAAACTTTATCTGTGGAATGCCACTATTCTGGTACAAGCAGAAAAGTTTTTATGGATAAACTTAAAAGTGTGAAATACGACTTGAATTATATAAAGGAAAGTGAAAAACAATATGGTTAA